From Schaalia sp. ZJ405, one genomic window encodes:
- a CDS encoding DUF5692 family protein — MESLFLWELGTPKVYILWLLVLAAQILVAEINRRWNWTIFAVWTVGGIALMPYAWIHGTPMVGWFPFGKYAIMILTATMTGVVLVYAKRNPHKAHKYAIWLGVALWIGLAVNIMEANIRDLTIFFNAETYYQCGADWQCLKNVNDTHTIDMIAGLPEARGVTEQLHSPQWYQAVAANFAANHVGVDPATGFRTIAGVWNLISAAAGLLNIITITGLGKIIATSKGKQKVRGLIWVDMVWPWVIAYDLWNHAFLYNSLADYTWYCTFALLLACTIPAFTWAKGQWIWFRCFTLVFWISMNTLLPEILVPPSDIQNFATMNPTANMVCAVLALVANVALFAYWLYKIIVFKRNPITGVLYCELAEFRTIVREHCDDKDKYFIVDRIPETPAELGFEPDSPVPPADGYVSWMPWWPKDDQGRTIVKAKPQHKVPRT, encoded by the coding sequence ATGGAGAGTCTGTTCCTATGGGAACTGGGAACACCCAAGGTCTATATCCTGTGGCTGCTCGTCCTTGCCGCACAGATACTCGTCGCTGAAATCAATCGCCGGTGGAATTGGACGATCTTCGCGGTGTGGACGGTTGGTGGCATCGCGTTGATGCCGTACGCCTGGATTCATGGAACCCCGATGGTTGGATGGTTCCCCTTTGGTAAATACGCGATCATGATCCTCACGGCAACAATGACGGGCGTCGTCCTCGTCTATGCCAAACGCAATCCCCACAAGGCGCACAAGTACGCGATCTGGTTGGGTGTTGCCCTGTGGATCGGCCTTGCCGTCAACATCATGGAAGCCAACATCCGCGATCTGACAATTTTCTTTAATGCTGAAACGTACTATCAGTGCGGTGCCGACTGGCAGTGCCTCAAGAACGTCAACGACACGCACACCATTGACATGATTGCCGGTCTCCCTGAGGCCAGAGGGGTCACCGAGCAGCTCCACAGCCCTCAGTGGTACCAGGCGGTCGCAGCGAACTTTGCAGCGAACCACGTTGGCGTTGATCCCGCAACGGGTTTTCGCACCATCGCAGGAGTCTGGAACCTCATATCGGCTGCCGCCGGCCTGTTGAATATCATCACGATCACCGGTCTAGGCAAAATTATCGCGACATCGAAAGGAAAACAGAAGGTCCGCGGGCTGATCTGGGTCGACATGGTGTGGCCGTGGGTGATCGCCTATGACCTGTGGAACCACGCATTCCTTTACAATTCCTTGGCCGACTACACGTGGTACTGCACATTCGCTCTGCTGCTTGCCTGTACGATCCCGGCGTTCACGTGGGCAAAGGGACAGTGGATCTGGTTTAGGTGTTTCACACTGGTGTTCTGGATTTCAATGAACACGCTCCTACCGGAGATCCTGGTGCCGCCCTCAGATATCCAGAACTTCGCAACGATGAATCCGACGGCAAATATGGTCTGTGCCGTCCTTGCCCTCGTTGCCAACGTCGCGCTATTTGCCTACTGGCTGTACAAGATCATTGTCTTCAAGCGCAACCCGATTACCGGTGTTCTCTACTGCGAACTTGCGGAGTTCCGGACGATTGTTCGCGAGCACTGCGACGACAAGGACAAGTACTTTATTGTCGACCGAATTCCCGAAACCCCTGCTGAACTTGGGTTTGAGCCGGATTCGCCGGTACCGCCGGCCGATGGATACGTCTCGTGGATGCCGTGGTGGCCAAAGGATGACCAGGGACGGACCATCGTCAAAGCGAAACCGCAGCACAAGGTGCCCAGGACGTAG
- the rplI gene encoding 50S ribosomal protein L9 yields MATTKLILTQDVANLGNAGEVVEVRSGYGRNYLIPRGFATKWTKGAQKQIDQIQAARRRHEIASIDDARAVRDTLQGAPFVTVSGKVGATGRLFGGVSAAQIADAVKNDLGQTIDRRRVIIDAPIKTVGDYTVTVNLHSEVSAKLKVRVVATK; encoded by the coding sequence ATGGCTACCACGAAACTCATCCTCACCCAGGACGTTGCCAACCTTGGCAACGCCGGTGAAGTCGTCGAGGTTCGCTCCGGCTACGGACGCAACTACCTGATCCCCCGCGGGTTCGCCACAAAGTGGACCAAGGGTGCTCAGAAGCAGATCGACCAGATCCAGGCTGCTCGTCGCCGCCACGAGATCGCGTCGATCGACGACGCTCGCGCTGTGCGCGACACCCTGCAAGGCGCTCCCTTCGTCACCGTGTCAGGCAAGGTTGGTGCCACCGGCCGCCTCTTCGGTGGTGTTTCAGCCGCTCAGATCGCTGACGCCGTCAAGAACGACCTCGGTCAGACCATCGACCGCCGCCGCGTGATCATTGACGCTCCGATCAAGACCGTCGGTGACTACACGGTGACCGTCAACCTCCACTCCGAGGTGTCGGCAAAGCTGAAGGTCCGCGTCGTCGCAACGAAGTGA
- the rpsR gene encoding 30S ribosomal protein S18, with amino-acid sequence MAKPQLRNKPIKKKANPLKSAKIESIDYKDTALLRKFISDRGKIRARRVTGVSTQEQRRIARAVKNAREMALLPYSSTGR; translated from the coding sequence ATGGCGAAGCCTCAACTTCGCAACAAGCCCATTAAGAAGAAGGCCAACCCGCTGAAGTCGGCCAAGATCGAATCCATCGACTACAAGGACACCGCGCTGCTGCGTAAGTTCATTTCGGACCGCGGCAAGATCCGCGCCCGTCGCGTGACCGGCGTGTCCACCCAGGAACAGCGTCGTATCGCCCGCGCCGTGAAGAATGCGCGCGAAATGGCTCTGCTGCCCTACTCGTCGACCGGCCGCTGA
- a CDS encoding single-stranded DNA-binding protein, with protein MAGETVITIIGNLTSDPELKYTTSGVPFVSFSVASTPRTYDREAGEYRDGETLFMQCSLWRNAAENVSQSLKKGMRVIVQGRLVQRNFETRQGERRSSIQLQVDEIGPSLRYATAQVQRVSTPGGGSRGGYQGQGVGGGEGYQPRDNGGYQGGSQANYGAPAGGSAEDPWRTPDQGGSTSFMDEPPF; from the coding sequence ATGGCCGGAGAAACCGTCATTACCATCATCGGAAACCTCACGAGCGATCCTGAGCTGAAGTACACCACCTCAGGCGTTCCCTTCGTGAGCTTCTCGGTGGCTTCCACGCCGCGAACCTACGATCGCGAAGCCGGCGAATACCGCGACGGCGAAACGCTCTTCATGCAGTGCTCCCTGTGGCGCAACGCAGCTGAGAATGTTTCGCAGTCCCTGAAGAAGGGCATGCGCGTCATCGTTCAGGGCCGGCTCGTTCAGCGTAACTTCGAGACCCGTCAGGGTGAACGTCGTTCGTCGATCCAGCTTCAGGTCGATGAGATCGGCCCGAGCCTGCGCTATGCAACCGCTCAGGTTCAGCGCGTCTCCACCCCGGGAGGCGGCTCACGCGGCGGCTACCAGGGTCAGGGAGTCGGCGGGGGCGAGGGCTATCAGCCCCGCGACAACGGTGGATACCAGGGCGGTTCGCAAGCGAACTACGGAGCACCCGCGGGTGGTTCCGCAGAGGACCCGTGGCGCACCCCAGATCAGGGTGGCTCCACGTCCTTCATGGATGAACCCCCGTTCTAA
- the rpsF gene encoding 30S ribosomal protein S6: MRKYELMVILDPSIDERTVAPTMEKYLEAAKADGGSVENIDVWGKRRLAYDILKRSEGIYVVINMTTTPEHALEINRRMGLDETILRTKLLRPDAH; the protein is encoded by the coding sequence GTGCGTAAATACGAACTGATGGTGATCCTCGATCCTTCGATCGACGAGCGCACCGTCGCCCCCACGATGGAGAAGTACCTTGAGGCCGCAAAGGCCGACGGTGGCTCCGTTGAGAACATTGACGTCTGGGGTAAGCGTCGTCTTGCCTACGACATTCTCAAGCGTTCCGAGGGCATCTACGTCGTCATTAACATGACCACGACTCCCGAGCACGCGCTGGAAATCAACCGCCGCATGGGTCTTGATGAGACCATCCTGCGGACGAAGCTCCTGCGCCCCGACGCTCACTGA
- a CDS encoding MATE family efflux transporter, with amino-acid sequence MDNTDQSPQDPQPVLQSSPEEALEPRRSVNRQILALALPSLGALVAEPLFTVIDSAMVGHLGTVELAGLGLASTVLQTIVGLFVFLLFSTTTMASQALGAGKVDRAFQSGVHALWLAGSLGIALMLVLTLGAEPILSVLGASEQTLPHATAYLRWSAPGLIGMLIVYAATGTLRGLQNTMTPLIVASLGALFNVGANAFFIYGLRMGVAGSGAGTALTQTLMALWLGFIVISGAHKHSVSWAPSLSGVWGTARQGTPLFLRTIALRLALLANLTVAAHISVTALASHQVVWTVWTFAAFVLDAIAVAAQSLIGYAIGAHDTEGIRPLMRNLLTWALGAGLVLGAVFLVLSPILPYAFGTDPRLHELTTRILLIAGAFMPIAALTYVIEGALFGADKGGSLAVACIISLALYAPMLWAQYGAFSADSSTDAIALSVLWLTYSGGYMGLRALTYAYLTWWSPRAVVPRARPRQ; translated from the coding sequence ATGGACAACACAGACCAGTCACCACAAGACCCTCAACCTGTCCTCCAATCTTCACCCGAGGAAGCATTAGAGCCTCGCCGCTCAGTGAACCGCCAGATCCTCGCCCTCGCCCTCCCATCCCTGGGAGCCCTCGTTGCAGAACCTCTCTTCACCGTCATCGACTCGGCGATGGTTGGACATCTCGGAACCGTCGAATTAGCCGGCCTCGGCCTGGCCTCCACAGTCCTCCAAACCATCGTCGGACTCTTCGTCTTCCTCCTCTTCTCCACAACAACAATGGCCAGTCAGGCCCTCGGAGCGGGAAAAGTCGACCGTGCCTTCCAGTCCGGAGTTCACGCGCTCTGGCTCGCCGGAAGCCTCGGTATTGCGTTGATGCTGGTCCTCACACTGGGGGCTGAACCGATCCTTTCGGTCCTCGGGGCAAGCGAACAGACCCTCCCTCACGCAACGGCATACCTGCGATGGAGCGCACCCGGACTCATCGGGATGCTCATCGTCTACGCTGCCACAGGGACGCTGCGCGGCCTCCAGAACACCATGACGCCGCTCATCGTTGCCAGCCTCGGGGCTCTCTTCAACGTCGGCGCAAACGCCTTCTTCATTTACGGCCTACGGATGGGAGTCGCAGGCTCGGGAGCAGGAACGGCCCTGACGCAGACACTCATGGCGCTGTGGTTAGGCTTCATCGTCATTTCCGGCGCTCACAAACACTCGGTGAGCTGGGCTCCCTCCCTCTCAGGGGTGTGGGGCACCGCGCGTCAAGGCACACCCCTCTTCTTGCGGACCATCGCGCTGCGCCTCGCGCTTCTGGCGAACCTCACAGTTGCCGCCCACATCTCCGTGACCGCCCTGGCCAGCCATCAGGTCGTGTGGACCGTATGGACTTTCGCCGCATTCGTCCTCGACGCCATCGCCGTTGCTGCCCAATCACTCATCGGCTACGCCATCGGCGCCCACGACACCGAGGGAATCCGTCCGCTCATGCGAAACCTCCTCACGTGGGCTCTCGGTGCGGGACTCGTCCTCGGAGCCGTATTCCTCGTCCTCTCCCCCATCCTCCCCTACGCCTTCGGAACCGACCCTCGCCTGCACGAACTCACGACGCGGATCCTCCTCATTGCCGGAGCCTTCATGCCGATTGCCGCCCTGACCTACGTCATCGAAGGTGCCCTTTTCGGAGCCGACAAAGGCGGATCTCTCGCCGTCGCGTGCATCATCTCCCTGGCCCTCTACGCCCCGATGCTCTGGGCCCAATACGGCGCGTTCTCCGCTGACTCATCGACCGATGCCATTGCCCTTAGCGTTCTGTGGTTGACCTATTCCGGCGGCTACATGGGGTTGCGTGCCCTGACCTACGCCTACCTCACATGGTGGTCACCGCGCGCGGTCGTTCCGCGCGCTCGTCCTCGCCAATAA
- the dnaB gene encoding replicative DNA helicase produces the protein MADDFDRTPPQDVEAEMSVLGSMMLTAGAISAVTEILRGSDFYLPNHELIFDAIIALNDRAEPADAITVASELKKDGALSRVGGAAYLHTLISSVPTAANAGYHAKIVRERAIMRRLVTAGTRVVQLGYAESGSDVDEIVDQAQAEIYAVSDGRKSEDYVAMKTMSEDVLVALEDIEKNQGKLQGVPTGFTDLDQLTQGLHGGQMIIVAARPAMGKSTLALDFCRSASIKHGITSLIFSLEMSQQEIAMRMLSAESGVRLSKMQAGKMTDMDWRKVAETTSRISEAPLYVDDSANMTISEIRAKCRRLKQEENLGLIVIDYLQLMTSGHQVESRQQEVSAMSRNLKLLAKDIDVPVVAVAQLNRNSESRNDRKPMMSDLRESGSLEQDADIIMLLHRPDYYNKEDRPGEADIIVAKHRNGATATITALFQGDMARFVNFAGSREPDME, from the coding sequence ATGGCGGATGACTTTGACCGCACTCCACCCCAGGACGTGGAAGCGGAAATGTCCGTCCTGGGATCGATGATGCTCACCGCAGGTGCGATCTCCGCCGTTACCGAAATTCTCCGCGGCTCTGACTTTTACCTGCCCAATCACGAACTGATCTTCGATGCGATTATTGCGCTCAACGATCGGGCTGAACCGGCTGATGCCATCACCGTTGCGTCCGAACTCAAAAAGGACGGAGCCCTCTCCCGGGTGGGTGGCGCCGCCTATCTCCACACACTGATCTCGTCGGTCCCCACCGCAGCGAACGCCGGATATCATGCGAAAATCGTGCGCGAACGCGCGATTATGCGCCGGCTTGTGACCGCGGGAACCCGCGTCGTTCAGCTGGGATACGCCGAAAGCGGCAGCGATGTCGACGAAATCGTTGACCAGGCGCAGGCCGAGATCTACGCGGTGTCCGACGGCCGCAAATCCGAGGACTACGTCGCGATGAAGACCATGTCCGAGGACGTGTTGGTTGCCCTCGAAGACATTGAAAAGAACCAGGGGAAACTTCAGGGCGTCCCCACGGGTTTCACCGACCTCGACCAGCTCACCCAGGGACTTCACGGCGGTCAGATGATCATCGTTGCCGCCCGTCCCGCGATGGGCAAATCAACGCTTGCCCTGGACTTCTGCCGCTCAGCGTCAATCAAACATGGCATCACGTCGCTGATCTTCTCGCTGGAAATGAGTCAGCAGGAAATCGCCATGCGTATGCTGTCGGCCGAATCTGGGGTGCGGCTGTCGAAGATGCAAGCCGGCAAAATGACGGACATGGATTGGCGAAAGGTTGCGGAAACAACCTCGCGAATCTCCGAGGCGCCGCTGTACGTTGACGACTCGGCGAATATGACGATCTCGGAGATCCGCGCGAAGTGCCGCCGACTCAAACAGGAAGAAAACCTCGGGCTCATTGTTATTGACTACCTTCAGCTGATGACCTCAGGACACCAGGTCGAATCGCGTCAGCAGGAGGTGTCTGCAATGTCGCGTAACCTCAAGCTCCTGGCCAAAGACATTGACGTTCCCGTTGTCGCGGTTGCTCAGCTCAACCGAAATTCGGAGTCTCGAAACGACAGAAAACCGATGATGTCCGATCTGCGTGAATCCGGCTCCCTTGAACAGGACGCCGACATCATCATGCTGCTGCACCGCCCCGACTACTACAACAAGGAAGATCGCCCCGGTGAGGCCGACATTATTGTGGCGAAGCACCGTAATGGCGCAACCGCAACAATCACCGCGCTCTTCCAAGGCGATATGGCACGCTTCGTCAATTTCGCTGGTAGCCGTGAACCCGACATGGAGTAG
- the rarD gene encoding EamA family transporter RarD, whose amino-acid sequence MSDVNIPGSSSSPETPQNTQVSTGTTRATTGTPHTENNPRALALGIATYVIWGFFPLYFALLEPAGAVEVIVHRALWGLVFCLFALVVTRRLRVLRALLTDHHVLWRLSLAGGLIVVNWSTYVYAVLTGHTVDAAIGYFINPLITVALSLIVLRERISRLQKVALGFGAVAVVILIVGQGRLPWLSLTLALSFGFYSLVKKDVAPRVDPLAGMAVETAAVTPFLLAYYGYLASTRSTSFHVLAAQSASGQAQIHPVAHLALLVGAGCITMIPLIMFASAARGISLGMIGFIQYLSPVVQLLIGVLLFHEHMELTRWIATGVVWVALAFLTTDMVITATRQKHLRRHAA is encoded by the coding sequence GTGTCAGATGTGAATATCCCCGGGTCGTCCTCGTCCCCCGAAACCCCGCAGAATACGCAAGTGTCCACCGGTACCACCCGCGCAACAACTGGCACACCGCATACCGAAAATAACCCGCGAGCGCTGGCACTGGGAATCGCTACCTACGTCATCTGGGGATTCTTCCCCCTGTATTTTGCCCTGCTCGAACCCGCCGGGGCCGTCGAAGTCATTGTCCACCGGGCGCTGTGGGGGCTGGTCTTTTGCTTATTCGCCCTGGTTGTCACGCGGCGGTTGCGTGTGCTTCGCGCGTTGCTGACGGATCACCACGTCCTGTGGCGACTGTCGTTGGCGGGCGGGCTCATTGTGGTCAACTGGTCGACCTACGTGTATGCGGTTCTTACCGGACACACCGTTGACGCAGCGATCGGGTACTTTATTAACCCGCTGATCACGGTTGCTTTGTCTCTCATTGTTCTGCGTGAGCGGATTTCGCGCCTGCAAAAAGTTGCGTTGGGATTCGGGGCAGTTGCCGTGGTGATCCTCATTGTCGGTCAGGGTCGGCTGCCGTGGCTGTCGCTGACGCTCGCGCTGTCGTTCGGCTTCTACTCGCTGGTGAAGAAGGACGTTGCACCCAGGGTTGACCCGCTCGCGGGGATGGCCGTGGAAACCGCTGCGGTCACGCCGTTTCTTTTAGCCTATTACGGGTATCTCGCATCAACGAGGTCGACGTCGTTCCATGTTCTTGCTGCGCAGTCGGCCTCCGGGCAAGCGCAGATCCATCCGGTCGCTCACCTCGCGTTGCTCGTGGGAGCTGGCTGCATCACGATGATCCCGCTGATCATGTTCGCCTCCGCTGCCCGCGGGATTTCGCTGGGGATGATCGGTTTTATTCAATACCTGTCACCCGTGGTGCAGTTACTCATCGGTGTCCTGCTTTTTCATGAACACATGGAACTCACACGCTGGATCGCAACAGGTGTTGTCTGGGTGGCTCTGGCATTCCTCACAACGGATATGGTCATCACCGCGACACGTCAAAAGCACCTGCGGCGACACGCCGCGTAG
- a CDS encoding ABC transporter ATP-binding protein translates to MLIRVLRTYVRPYWGFIVAVLVLQFIATMTSLYLPTLNADIIDNGVAKGDTAYIWRVGGFMLAVSVLQGVSSIAATWCAARAAMGTGRDLRAAIFRTVSSFSEKEVSTFGSGSLITRSTNDVQQVQMLVMMGCTMLVSAPMMAIGGIIMALTKAPSLSWLIGVSVPFLLVAVAIIVWRMVPLFRSYQDTLDGINRVLREQLTGIRVIRAFVREDAERERFGHANDAITRIGERVGQLFVLLFPLVMLVLDVTIVGVIWFGGHAVNEGNTEVGTLIAFMSYLMQILMGIVMASFMTIMIPRAAVSAERINEVLATEPSLVASDHPVSEFPRPGMIEFDGVSFSYPGAQADVLSEISLKIAPGTTTAIVGSTGSGKTTMISLIARLIDSTKGRVVVSGVDVRDAEPERLWAQLGFVPQKPFLFAGTVASNLRIGKEDATDDELWEALRIAQAEEFVRDMDGGLDAPIAQGGTNVSGGQRQRLSIARALVRRPPILLFDDSFSALDVATDARLRQALGPATEGITKVIVAQRVSSVTDADQILVLDSGRLAGCGTHEELVGSNSVYREIVTSQLGAQEIQ, encoded by the coding sequence GTGCTTATTCGCGTCCTGAGGACCTACGTGCGCCCCTATTGGGGGTTCATCGTGGCCGTCCTCGTTCTGCAATTTATTGCCACGATGACGTCGCTGTACCTGCCGACGCTCAACGCGGACATCATCGACAACGGCGTGGCCAAGGGAGATACCGCATACATCTGGCGTGTCGGCGGATTCATGCTCGCGGTGTCCGTTCTTCAAGGGGTTTCCTCGATTGCCGCAACATGGTGCGCAGCTCGCGCAGCTATGGGAACCGGGCGTGACCTCAGAGCTGCGATCTTCCGCACGGTCAGTTCATTCTCGGAAAAGGAAGTGTCAACTTTCGGGTCCGGATCCCTCATCACCCGGTCAACGAATGACGTGCAGCAGGTTCAGATGCTCGTCATGATGGGGTGCACCATGCTCGTCTCCGCGCCGATGATGGCGATCGGTGGCATCATCATGGCCCTGACGAAAGCCCCCAGCCTGTCGTGGCTTATCGGTGTGTCCGTGCCGTTCCTGCTTGTCGCTGTCGCGATTATTGTCTGGCGAATGGTCCCGCTGTTTCGTAGCTACCAGGACACGCTCGACGGAATTAACCGTGTTCTGCGTGAACAACTCACCGGCATCCGGGTGATCCGCGCTTTTGTTCGCGAAGATGCCGAACGGGAACGGTTCGGGCATGCAAATGACGCGATCACGCGGATCGGTGAACGGGTGGGGCAGCTCTTCGTTCTTCTGTTCCCCCTGGTCATGCTTGTTCTTGACGTGACGATCGTCGGTGTCATCTGGTTTGGAGGGCACGCGGTCAACGAAGGAAACACCGAGGTTGGAACGCTCATCGCGTTCATGTCCTACCTTATGCAGATCCTCATGGGGATCGTCATGGCGTCGTTCATGACGATCATGATTCCTCGTGCCGCCGTCTCAGCCGAACGTATCAACGAGGTTCTTGCAACTGAACCGTCCCTGGTGGCAAGCGATCATCCGGTCAGCGAATTTCCGCGTCCGGGAATGATCGAGTTCGACGGCGTCTCCTTCTCTTACCCGGGTGCGCAGGCCGACGTACTGTCCGAGATCAGCTTGAAGATCGCCCCGGGCACAACCACGGCGATTGTTGGGTCCACGGGATCGGGAAAGACAACGATGATTTCGCTGATTGCACGCCTGATTGACTCAACAAAGGGTCGGGTTGTTGTCTCCGGTGTTGATGTCCGAGACGCCGAACCCGAGAGGCTGTGGGCACAGCTGGGATTTGTCCCGCAAAAACCCTTCCTCTTTGCGGGAACAGTTGCCTCTAATCTCCGCATCGGAAAGGAAGATGCAACGGATGATGAACTCTGGGAGGCCTTGCGTATCGCGCAGGCTGAGGAGTTCGTGCGTGACATGGATGGAGGGCTCGATGCTCCCATCGCCCAGGGAGGCACGAATGTCTCGGGTGGTCAGCGCCAGCGCCTATCCATTGCGCGAGCTCTCGTGCGCCGCCCACCCATTCTCCTCTTTGACGATTCCTTCTCAGCCTTGGATGTTGCGACCGACGCGCGTCTGCGTCAGGCTCTTGGCCCAGCCACTGAGGGAATCACCAAGGTGATTGTTGCTCAGCGTGTGTCCTCGGTGACCGATGCTGATCAGATTCTTGTACTGGATTCAGGGCGTCTAGCGGGTTGCGGAACCCACGAGGAGCTGGTGGGCTCCAACTCGGTGTATCGCGAAATTGTGACGTCCCAGCTGGGAGCCCAGGAGATTCAATGA
- a CDS encoding ABC transporter ATP-binding protein, with product MSEKKRRQNQHAVTDEDIAQAYEAQTSSGNSGYHAPPPGKPTEFWPSFRRMVRLITRYRVELCVVIVSSIAGVVLSVAAPKVLGRATNLVFEGYISSKMQGGITKEHLIEGLTASGQTDMARALSAMDIVPGQGIDFQALAVVLGIVLALYVGSGILNWLQGFLLNRVTVKAMRGLRRDVEEKIHRLPLSYFDKMQRGELLSRVTNDVDNMTNTLQQSLSGAITSILTIFGVLGMMFSISWKLALIALVMIPLMGGVMAVVGSRSQKAFVHQWARTGRLNVQVEESFSGHAVVRTFGRTEAVMEKFAQQNEELYESSLRAQFLSGIMMPIMRVISNLSYVAIAVVGGYMVATGSMRLGDVQAFIQYSQQFSQPIGQLGGMVTSVQSGTASAERVFELLDAQEESSDEDATTVPDPCGQGVIEMRNVRFSYSPERALINDLSLTVRPGETVAIVGPTGAGKTTLVNLLMRFYEINGGAILLDGRDTAQMTRRAVRERTGMVLQDPWLFGGTIRENIRYGRPGASDEQVEAAAKACYVDHIIRSLPDGYDTILDEDAANVSAGERQLLTIARAFVADPAVLILDEATSSVDTRTELLVQRAMNVLRQGRTSFVIAHRLSTIRDADMILVMEHGDIVEQGSHDELLAAGGAYARLHAAQFAGVQE from the coding sequence ATGAGCGAGAAGAAACGTCGTCAAAACCAGCACGCGGTGACTGACGAGGACATTGCCCAGGCGTACGAGGCTCAGACGTCCTCGGGCAATAGTGGGTACCATGCACCGCCGCCTGGAAAACCGACCGAGTTCTGGCCCTCATTCCGTCGAATGGTTCGCCTCATCACCCGCTACAGAGTTGAGCTGTGCGTTGTCATTGTGTCCTCAATCGCCGGGGTTGTTCTCTCGGTTGCCGCTCCGAAAGTTCTTGGCCGCGCAACGAACCTCGTCTTCGAAGGGTATATTTCCTCGAAGATGCAGGGCGGAATAACAAAAGAGCATCTGATCGAAGGCCTCACGGCCTCGGGACAAACGGATATGGCGCGCGCCCTGTCCGCGATGGATATCGTCCCGGGTCAGGGCATTGATTTCCAGGCGCTCGCGGTTGTCCTCGGTATCGTCCTCGCTCTCTACGTTGGGTCGGGGATTCTCAACTGGCTTCAGGGATTCCTCCTCAATCGGGTCACGGTGAAAGCCATGCGTGGGCTGCGCAGGGATGTTGAGGAGAAAATCCATCGTCTCCCCCTGTCATACTTCGACAAAATGCAGCGCGGTGAGTTGCTGTCTCGCGTAACAAATGATGTCGACAACATGACGAACACTCTTCAGCAGTCCCTGTCGGGTGCGATCACGTCGATCCTGACAATCTTTGGTGTGTTGGGAATGATGTTCTCGATTTCATGGAAGCTGGCGCTCATTGCGTTGGTGATGATCCCGCTGATGGGCGGGGTTATGGCTGTGGTGGGGTCACGCTCACAGAAAGCCTTTGTCCATCAGTGGGCGCGAACTGGGCGTCTGAATGTTCAGGTCGAAGAGTCTTTCTCAGGTCACGCCGTGGTTCGGACTTTCGGGCGCACGGAAGCAGTCATGGAGAAGTTCGCTCAGCAGAACGAGGAGCTGTACGAATCCAGTCTTCGGGCCCAATTCCTTTCGGGAATCATGATGCCGATCATGCGAGTCATCTCGAACCTCTCCTATGTTGCGATCGCTGTTGTCGGTGGCTACATGGTTGCTACCGGTTCGATGCGCCTAGGTGATGTTCAGGCGTTCATCCAGTACTCACAGCAGTTCTCGCAACCCATTGGCCAGCTCGGTGGCATGGTGACATCCGTTCAGTCGGGCACAGCCAGTGCTGAGCGTGTTTTTGAGTTGCTTGATGCCCAGGAGGAATCCTCTGACGAGGACGCGACCACGGTGCCTGACCCTTGCGGTCAGGGAGTCATTGAGATGCGCAACGTGCGGTTCTCGTATTCACCGGAGCGTGCGCTCATTAACGACCTTTCGTTAACGGTTCGTCCGGGTGAGACGGTGGCAATCGTTGGTCCGACGGGTGCTGGCAAGACCACCTTGGTTAACCTCCTCATGCGCTTCTACGAGATCAACGGGGGAGCAATCCTTCTGGACGGTCGTGATACTGCGCAGATGACGCGTCGCGCGGTTCGTGAGCGCACGGGAATGGTGCTTCAAGATCCGTGGCTCTTTGGTGGGACGATCCGCGAGAACATTCGCTATGGTCGCCCGGGTGCTTCGGATGAGCAGGTGGAGGCTGCGGCAAAGGCTTGCTACGTTGACCACATTATTCGTTCGCTGCCCGATGGCTACGACACGATTCTTGACGAGGACGCAGCGAACGTTTCCGCAGGTGAACGTCAGCTTCTGACGATTGCTCGTGCATTTGTCGCCGACCCCGCTGTCCTGATCCTTGACGAGGCAACATCCTCGGTGGATACGCGCACAGAGTTGCTCGTCCAAAGAGCGATGAACGTCTTGCGTCAGGGACGCACGTCGTTTGTCATCGCCCACCGTTTGTCGACAATTCGAGACGCCGACATGATCCTCGTCATGGAGCATGGGGACATTGTCGAGCAGGGGAGCCATGATGAGCTTCTTGCCGCAGGTGGGGCCTATGCCCGACTCCACGCGGCGCAATTCGCGGGCGTGCAGGAGTAG
- a CDS encoding cold-shock protein, whose translation MTTGVVKWFNDEKGYGFITPDDGSADVFAHFSNIVQDAGRRTLFEEEKVEFEVTQGPKGLQAENIQRLG comes from the coding sequence ATGACCACTGGCGTTGTCAAATGGTTCAACGACGAAAAGGGCTACGGCTTCATCACTCCTGACGACGGTTCCGCCGACGTCTTCGCTCACTTCTCTAACATCGTCCAGGATGCCGGACGCCGCACCCTCTTCGAGGAAGAGAAGGTCGAGTTCGAGGTGACACAGGGCCCTAAGGGCCTCCAGGCTGAGAACATTCAGCGTCTCGGCTGA